Genomic segment of Candidatus Omnitrophota bacterium:
CAGTTACCACGGCCGTTCCCCTCTTAGCGGTCTCCGCGACAACGTTCACGGATTCCTTTGTCACGTTTGCCGGATAATTGAAGAGTTTCTGCCAGAAGTTCTTGGCTTGATTTCCCTTATTCTCATCCGCAGCGTTAGAAACAGCTGTCAGCGCAATACAAATCACGAATGCCATGCAAAGACATACAACGACTTTTTTATTCATTTTTCCTCCTTTCATATCGCACTAATATACTACAGTATAAATTAATTATCAAGAGAATAATACTTATTATTGCAGAGATTCCATTACCAGCTGGCTGATCAGCTTGCCGTCACAGGCGCCCTTCGTCTTTTCCATAACGAGCTTCATTACTTTGCCCATCTCAGATTTGGTCTTCGCCCCGCTCTCCGCGATCGCCGCTTTGATTATAGACTTCAGCTCCTCTTCGCTCATCTGTTCGGGCATATAGGTTTCCAGTATCTTGAGCTCAGAGAGCTCTTTATCCGCAAGATCTTGTCTATTGCCGTTCTTAAATTGCTCTATAGATTCTTTATGTTGTTTAATATGCCGCTGAAGGACCTGCAGCATATCGGACTCTGTGACGGACTTACTGTTCTTGTTAATCTGTATCTGCCGCGCCGCGGCGACCAGCATCCTTAATACGGAGAGCTTGAGGGCATTACTCTCCTTTAAGGCCGCTTTCATATCAGATTCTATCTTTTCGTATAGGCTCATAGTTCAACTCCGTTTTTTCGCGATAGTTTCTTCCTGGCCAGCAGCTTCTTCACCGGGCTCAAATAATCGATTATGAGCTTGCCTAATAGGTGGTCTAGTTCATGCTGCACCGCTCTTGCCAATAATCCCTCAGCCTTTAGCTCTATAAAGTCGCCGTTCTCATTCAGGAAGTTAACAACCACTTTTTTAGCGCGCTTTATCTTTACGGTAAGGCCGGGGCAACTAAGGCATCCTTCTTCTTGCGCCTCGATGCCGTCCTTTTTTACGATTACAGGATTGACCAGCTTTATTAAACCTTCTCCGATATCTATTACCGCAAGCTGCTTATCTATGCCCACCTGCACCGCGGCGAGCCCCACCCCCTGGCTCAGGTACATTACATCTGCCATTTCGGATAGTATCGATCTCTCGTCTTCCGTCACCTTTCCTACTTTGGCGGCCTTTTTCCTGAGTATGCTTTCTGGAAATTTCCGTATCTTCAGGTCTTGCATGGCTGTTTGACGATCTTATTATTGGAGTCTACATAGACGGGTTTTAGCTTCAGGTGGCAGGCCTTCTTATCCTCTACGAATCCATAAGAGAGTATGATTACCAGGTCTCCGGCATTTCCGAGATGCGCCGCCGCTCCATATAATCCGATGGTTCCCGATCCGGCCTTCTCCTCGATAGCGTAAGTTTCAAATCTGGCGGCATTATTGATATTGACCACTTGCACTATCTCTCCGGGATAGATATCCGCGGCCTTGAGGATCAGAGAGTCTATGCCTATGCTGCCTTCGTAATGAAGGTCGACCTTTGTCAGTGTGGCGCGGTGGATCTTCGACTTGCACATTAACCTAAGCATGATAAGACATCCTATAATCAGCCTGTTATCTCGGTAAGGTTTTCACCGTCGAAATACAATTTCTGGGTTTTGGATAGATATCCGGCATCTACCGGTATCACGCCATATTGGGCATTATATGTCCATACTTCTCTGGGCGAAGACCATTTCTTTTTGTTCTCAACAGTGGTTACCTGATCGGGTTTTCCCCATATCGATTCAACCTGATTTTTTGTCATACCGATCTTCACCGATTCTGTGCCCAGAGGTTTTTTTATAATCTCATTGGGGTTTGGGATCATCAGCGTACTGCAGCCGCATAGCAGGGGCAGCACCGATATAATCATTATGAAAGACAGGCTCTTCGCCGGGTTATTAGATCTTCGCATTCCTTGGTCCCTTCTTTATGGTGTAAATAAGATCGCACAAAAATTTAAGAAAAGTATTCTTGTTATCTTCCTCTATTTCTGTGAATTCCAGGCCGCAATCGTATGGCGCTGTATCTTCCAATGAGATCTTTCTCTTCCAGATAACTTTTGCTTTAGCGTGAACGGGACTTAGCGCGTCTCGTATCACCATCTTGATCTCCAAAGTATCCGATTCCTTTATCGCGTTATTGAGCGTTTCGAACCTCAGGCCGTCAGCCGAAATATTCTTGGTATTTGTATTAAGCACCTTTCCTGTCTCAGGCACTGTATATGAGATATCTATAGGCGTATCTAACCTGACATACCGCCGGCGTTCAATAAAACTATCTTTTGTTTTTCCCATATCCAGAATCCTCCAGGGTTAAAAATATAACATATATGAACTTCTGCCGTCAACTTAATTATAAAATACCATTTAGCCAATTTCGTATATTTTCAAGAACCTCTTTATCTATATCGTAATAATACCGATGCGCGCCGTCATTTACTTTCTGCCCGAAAAATTGCCCTAAATACGCGTAATATTTCAATGTATGCCTGCTATGGCCGGCATCCGCTATTATCTTGTCGAGCGCCGGGCCCGCGTCGGCTGAGAGCTCATCGGTATCTTTGCCCTGCAGGATCAGGACTGCTAGATCCGGGTTTCCCGTGATATCGGGCGGTTTGCCCGTAAGTTCATCCTTTATATTGCCAAGAAAACATTTTTTACCGAGTATGTATATCCAGTCGCCATTTGAACCGGCGACCTTGTTTTGCGTCTCCTGGACAGTACGAATTACCAGGTTAAGATAGTCATCTGTCCATTTTGTTTTTTGAGACATTCTTTGAAGCTCTTCTCTCTTGGAGCGCTCATCCAGGTTCGTATATATCGATGGCGCCATCATGATGAGCCCTTTGATGTTATTATCTTTTACCGCTATTTTCAGCGCATGGACAGACCCGCTGGCATGACCGATTAACATCACATCATTGGGATCGACCATATTCTGGCCTTTAAGGCACTGAAGAGCCGCCTCTATATCCTCGATTTCATCAGAACCCGTGGACGATGAAAGCTCGCCGCCGCTGGACCCTACACCTCTTTTATCGAACCTCAGACATACAAAGCCGTTCCTTGAAAGATGATCCGCAAGGCTCGCGAAAAGCCCCTGGTAATCCCTGTCCTGCGGTCCGGCGCTAGGAGCGAAAAGGATAACGGGGTACTTTCCTTCTTTTGACGGAAATGTCAGCGTGCCCGACAGCTCCGCGCCTTTTGATTTAAAAAAGACGTCTTTTGATATGTAGCCGTCCGGTTTTATCGTTCTGATCGCCGCTTTTATGATTTTTGGCCCGAAAGTCCTTGTTATGGTCATATTTTTTGCGGGCACTTCAATTTTCATAATGGCCCTGTCCGATTTTCCTACCCATAAAGCGCCCTGAGGGTAATCTCTTATCTTCAATAGCAGGTTTTCGGTCTTTATCCTGCGCGAGTCTATCTTCAGGTACTCGTCATTAATGGATGTGAGGGTTATGAATCGCTTCATGGGGGGCAGGCTCCATGTATTAAAACAGGATATGGCGTTAAATCCCTGCGAGCGTCCTTTTGAAAAATTATAATTCTCTATTATGGGCAGATACGTTACGGGAGAGTCTTCTTCGAATACAAAGGTCTCTTTTCTTATCGGAATATTTTCCGCGCATGCGAACCTTGACTCATACCTGGAAACAAAGGATATCAGATTTTTAAAATTTTCAAGATATAGGGTATCCGTGACGCGGCCCGACACCCTCTCCTTGGTATAGCTTTCAAAATTGTAATTCTTATCCAGGACCATCCGCGACCTGTATTCCGTATACACAGGTTCAAACGGCAGGCTTGTGACGGATTTGTATATTATCTTATCTTCCGTAACGAACCGCTCGACCTTTATCGTGCCGGAATCTCTCCCCGATGTTTTGATCAGATAATAGAACGTCTTATGGTTTACTTTATCCAGATAGAAAAATGAAGCAATGAATAATAGCAAGCCCAGGGACAGGAATATCAATACCGCTATATATATTTTTTTCATTAAAAGTTCACGGAGAGGATTTCGTAATCAAATTTCCCGGTCCACCTGCCCTTGCCTCCGGGGGAGCCAGTATTTGCTTTCAACTCCGACAATATCTCTTCAGGGCAGTTTGTGAGTATTTTTTTGAAGGGGAGGGAGCTTTCGGGCCTTATTACCGACGCTGAAGAGTCAGACAGGTGAGAGATCGGAACCGGCCCGCCTGCCGGATGGAGTATCTCCTGCAGTCGGGCAGGCGCGAAGACTCCATAGGATCCCAGCGAGGGCTCCATGGGGTGGAACGCGACTTCATACAGCGCCGCTCCGTCTTTGTCCAAAAATTTTACTTTTATCAGCATATCCGTTATATCCCTGTATCCGTCGTTCCTGATTATGCCTTCAAGGACGGCTTCTCCGCTTAAAGGGCCTGTAACGTTGAAGCTGGCACCGAGCCTGGCAATTTCGATATGCTTGGAATAAACTTTCGCGTTAATCTTCTGTAAACCCATCTTATATGTTTTCGTAAGTTCGTCGTCTTTCATCTCCAGGTATATCAGGTAGCCGGCCAGGTTCACGACAAGCACAAGGCAGATTACGATGCTTGAGATAAGCGTCAATATCAGGCTTTTTTTCTTTATCATTATTTTACAAGCCCTTACTGTAAAGTTCGCGGATCGAATTAAAGATATCTATATAAGCTTCGCTCTTGTAGTCCGGATATGTCCATGGCCACGCGTTAAAGCTCTTATCCTTATAGAAGAGCGTGACTTCCGCAAATATCCCCCTATTTAAATATATCCGGTGAGTGTAATCTTTGGTGGAGAAGAGCACTAGCTTGGCAAGATCCAGATAGCCGGGATCGATGTTGACGCTCCGCTTGCCGGACTTAAGGAGTTTCCTCTCCAGTATATTGGTCTTTAACTTTGCTTTATATATGTCCTTCAGGTCGAATAATTTTTGAAAGCTCAGGAATTTTCTTTTAAGGCCGCTCCCCATCTCCTTTGTATAGTAATCGGAATGTGTAAAATCCAATATGGCGCTTTCAAGATCCGTCCTGCCGAATACGCCGATCAGCATCGCCTCAGCCCTTTTAACAGCTTCGGCGTTATTTGACAACAACCCGACTATTAATTTTACTTTATGAGGATATTCCGTAGTTCCCATTTCGTAACAGGTTTATGCCGCTTTCTTTCTGGCTATGTAACCGGCGATGATCTCCCTGGCTCGCGGCTCCAGATCTGTATCAAAAAATATTGCGACATCGTAGTGTTTGGTCGCTCCGTCAATTATCACCGGGTGTGTTCTGACCACTACGCCTTCCACCTCTACGCCCTTTGCCTCTTTGTCGTTTTTGGACGGATCGGGGATCATCAGCATAAGTTTCACGCGGGACATCAGCGGTATTTCCTTATCCACTTTGCAGTAAAGTCCCGATGAGCTTATATTGATGGTATGGGTAGAGGTGTCAAATCCGCCGACGATTATCTTAAGCAGCAGTTCCTCGTCTTTTACCCTCTGAGCTATTCTTCTCTCTTGACTTGCCATTTGTCCGTACTCCTAGTTTATTAAGCCATACTGTCTGCCAAGTGCCGATATCCCTGATATCGGCCTTATTTATTTTATCCGGGCGGCCATGTGAATTTTCTACCGCCCATAAGATGCAGGTGCAGGTGGAGAACCTCCTGGCCCGCGTCTTTATTGCAGTTCAATACGATCCTGTATCCCGAATCGCGTATACCCTTTTGATCAGCCAGCGTTTTTGCGGCAAGCACCAGCTCTCCTATAAGATGGATGTTGCCTTCAGTCAGGTCGGATGTCTTTTCGATGTGATATTTCGGGATTATCAATATATGTATCGGAGCCTGAGGTTTTAGATCTTCAAAGGCCAATATTTTATTATTTTCGAATACGATTTTGGCGGGGATCTCTTTCCTTATGATCTTGCAGAATACGCAGTCGGCTTTATACATCAACACACTTCTTCCAGTTTGTACTCCAGGCCTCCCAGACCCATCCTGCTCGCGTAGTTTAATTGCACTGACCAGTCCGTCTCCGGATAACCTGCGGCAAATACGTCTTTGCCGCTTGAAGCTTTGATCAGATCTACAGAAGCCTTATCGATGGCGACCGGATCGCGTGAGGCCAATATGCCAAGATCGTTAACTATCCGGGGATCATCCTTGGCCAGGCAATCACAGTCCTTAGTGACTTTAATGATGAAATTTATATACCCGACACTTGATTTGAATGAGTCGGTAACGCCTTTGGCATATTCTACCATCTTTTCCTGCAGGTTTTCAAGTGTTTCGCTCCACCTTATCTCTATAGCTTTTGTCTTGCAGACCACCGCGCATTCGCCGCAGCCCAGGCATGCGTCTTTCGCGATAGAGATCTTCTTATTCTTCAGGCTTAGGGCGCCGCCCGGGCAGACCCCCACGCATTCACCGCAAGCCCCGCAATACGAAGAGTTCACCTCAGGCACCGTACCGCAATGCTGTTCGTATTTTCCCCGGCGCGAGGCGCATCCCATCCCCACATTTTTTATGGCTCCACCCATACCTGTCAGTATATGCCCTGTTATATGAGTCATGGCGAGCAGGCTGTCGCAATCCGCGAAATCGGATGCCATTTTTATCTTTGAAAAATGCTTGCCTTTTACCGGCACCTCTACGAAACTTCTGCCCCTTAGGCCGTCCGCTATCAGGACCGGAACGCCGATGTTTTCCGGGTTGAATCCGTGCTCTGAGGCTATCTTTAGATGATCGATCGAGTTAGTGCGACTGCTGGCTTTGTATATAACATTTGAATCGGCCAGGAAGGCGTTAGAGGTTATGCCCTTTACATGTTTTGCCGTCTCCCTGATCCATTCCCATCGGATGTGCCCGGTATTGCCCTTATCCCCGAAGTGCATCTTTATCGCTGTGAAGTCATCTTTCTTGATAAATGATAGCACCTTGCTTTTGTCGATCAGCACCCCGAGTTTCTTTGAGATGGCCTGGACCGAATCCTGTGCGTCTACTTTTATATAATGGACTTTACTAGGCATAATTTTTATCCTTCTCGTTATATATTTTTATACTATGTTTCAGAAGAAGCGCCGCTGTGACACCGTTGCCTTTTTTCAAAGCCCCCGTAAAAGTACCATCGTAAATCATGCCGCATCCGCATGACGGGCTTTTTGATTTCAGCACAGCCCGTTTTATCCCGAACCTCTTTGCCATGAGAAGCGTTTTTCGGGCGCCTGAGGCCAGTTTCTCTGTAACGTCTTTACCGGATACGGTCCTCACCTTCGCTTTCCCGGTCAAAACCCGCTCGCCATCGCCGTCGGATATTTCGCAAGCCTCGCGCGGGATGGATGACCCGCCGAGCACCTCCGGACATACGGGTATGGCAGCGCCCTCCAGCACTAATTTCCTTATATTGCGTTTTAATTTGTTTTTGCCGTTATAAGTGCAATTTATTCCGGCGAGGCATGCGCTTACGATAAATTTACAGGAAGGCTTCTTAAGGTTATCCTTACTTCGAGGAGCAGCCATAATAGCCGATCTTGTGGCCGAGATCCCAGTATTCGCCCTGATTAAATACAAATGGCTTTGCTTTGTTATAGTCTATCTTCCCGTCAGCGCGTAAGATCGCTTCATCTTTGTGCACGGCCACCACCTCTCCTATGAACATATCGTGAGAGCCCAGTTTGAGCACATCCTTAAGCTTGCATTCGATGTTAACGGGGCATTCCTTTATCATCGGACTGGATATCTTCGAAGATTTTACCGGGGTGAAGCAGCAGCGTTTGAATTTATCGGTATCTTTTCCTGAGACGAGACCGCAGAGGTCGGCTTCTTTTAAAATGTCCTTTGACGGTATATTGACCACAAATTCACGTTCGGCGGTTATTAATTTATGGGAATGCCGGGAAGGCCTTATCGAAACCGATATCTGGGGAGGATTGGATGCCACAATGCCGCACCATGCTATGGTTATAACATTCGCCCTGCCCGCTTTCCTGTCAAGCACGCTTACAAGAACTACGGGAACCGGATATAATGCCTCACCAGGCGGGGCTTCCAGTTTGCGCATTTTACTGTCAGGTTTTCTGCGGCGCTTCTTCCGTCTTTGCGGGTTTTTTATTCGTGGTGCCCCAGCATCTCTTAGTGCAATAGTACTTGCCATTGCGGTAATACCAGCGTTTATTCTTTATGGACTTTTTGCAGCCCGCGCAATTAGCCGGTTTCTCCTTCACTACAGGAGCCGCTTCCTTCTTCTCTTCTTTCGCCTCAGCAGGTGCGGCTGCTGCCGGTGAAGCTTGTGCGGGCGCCGCCTGCGGTGTCACTGGCGCTTCCGGCGCTTTCGCTTCCTTCGTTAGCTCTTCTTTTTTTTCGTCTGCCATACACCACCGTTAATTGTTATCTGTTATGCCCTGTCAAGTATCTTCAACCACTGCAAATAAGTATATTCTAAAAGCCTTCCCCTGTCTGAATTATCGATCTTTGTGAACTTCAAACCCGTCTCATATGGGCCGGAGCTACCTGAGCCTTCCTGCTGCCACGCCACCTGGCATGCGGCAAATATCGGCACATTATCACCCGGCACGTCCACTGAG
This window contains:
- a CDS encoding GatB/YqeY domain-containing protein, which codes for MSLYEKIESDMKAALKESNALKLSVLRMLVAAARQIQINKNSKSVTESDMLQVLQRHIKQHKESIEQFKNGNRQDLADKELSELKILETYMPEQMSEEELKSIIKAAIAESGAKTKSEMGKVMKLVMEKTKGACDGKLISQLVMESLQ
- the def gene encoding peptide deformylase; this translates as MQDLKIRKFPESILRKKAAKVGKVTEDERSILSEMADVMYLSQGVGLAAVQVGIDKQLAVIDIGEGLIKLVNPVIVKKDGIEAQEEGCLSCPGLTVKIKRAKKVVVNFLNENGDFIELKAEGLLARAVQHELDHLLGKLIIDYLSPVKKLLARKKLSRKNGVEL
- a CDS encoding aspartate 1-decarboxylase gives rise to the protein MLRLMCKSKIHRATLTKVDLHYEGSIGIDSLILKAADIYPGEIVQVVNINNAARFETYAIEEKAGSGTIGLYGAAAHLGNAGDLVIILSYGFVEDKKACHLKLKPVYVDSNNKIVKQPCKT
- a CDS encoding PilZ domain-containing protein; amino-acid sequence: MGKTKDSFIERRRYVRLDTPIDISYTVPETGKVLNTNTKNISADGLRFETLNNAIKESDTLEIKMVIRDALSPVHAKAKVIWKRKISLEDTAPYDCGLEFTEIEEDNKNTFLKFLCDLIYTIKKGPRNAKI
- a CDS encoding alpha/beta fold hydrolase; this translates as MKKIYIAVLIFLSLGLLLFIASFFYLDKVNHKTFYYLIKTSGRDSGTIKVERFVTEDKIIYKSVTSLPFEPVYTEYRSRMVLDKNYNFESYTKERVSGRVTDTLYLENFKNLISFVSRYESRFACAENIPIRKETFVFEEDSPVTYLPIIENYNFSKGRSQGFNAISCFNTWSLPPMKRFITLTSINDEYLKIDSRRIKTENLLLKIRDYPQGALWVGKSDRAIMKIEVPAKNMTITRTFGPKIIKAAIRTIKPDGYISKDVFFKSKGAELSGTLTFPSKEGKYPVILFAPSAGPQDRDYQGLFASLADHLSRNGFVCLRFDKRGVGSSGGELSSSTGSDEIEDIEAALQCLKGQNMVDPNDVMLIGHASGSVHALKIAVKDNNIKGLIMMAPSIYTNLDERSKREELQRMSQKTKWTDDYLNLVIRTVQETQNKVAGSNGDWIYILGKKCFLGNIKDELTGKPPDITGNPDLAVLILQGKDTDELSADAGPALDKIIADAGHSRHTLKYYAYLGQFFGQKVNDGAHRYYYDIDKEVLENIRNWLNGIL
- a CDS encoding DUF4416 family protein → MGTTEYPHKVKLIVGLLSNNAEAVKRAEAMLIGVFGRTDLESAILDFTHSDYYTKEMGSGLKRKFLSFQKLFDLKDIYKAKLKTNILERKLLKSGKRSVNIDPGYLDLAKLVLFSTKDYTHRIYLNRGIFAEVTLFYKDKSFNAWPWTYPDYKSEAYIDIFNSIRELYSKGL
- a CDS encoding PilZ domain-containing protein, giving the protein MASQERRIAQRVKDEELLLKIIVGGFDTSTHTINISSSGLYCKVDKEIPLMSRVKLMLMIPDPSKNDKEAKGVEVEGVVVRTHPVIIDGATKHYDVAIFFDTDLEPRAREIIAGYIARKKAA
- a CDS encoding histidine triad nucleotide-binding protein encodes the protein MYKADCVFCKIIRKEIPAKIVFENNKILAFEDLKPQAPIHILIIPKYHIEKTSDLTEGNIHLIGELVLAAKTLADQKGIRDSGYRIVLNCNKDAGQEVLHLHLHLMGGRKFTWPPG
- a CDS encoding DUF362 domain-containing protein, producing MPSKVHYIKVDAQDSVQAISKKLGVLIDKSKVLSFIKKDDFTAIKMHFGDKGNTGHIRWEWIRETAKHVKGITSNAFLADSNVIYKASSRTNSIDHLKIASEHGFNPENIGVPVLIADGLRGRSFVEVPVKGKHFSKIKMASDFADCDSLLAMTHITGHILTGMGGAIKNVGMGCASRRGKYEQHCGTVPEVNSSYCGACGECVGVCPGGALSLKNKKISIAKDACLGCGECAVVCKTKAIEIRWSETLENLQEKMVEYAKGVTDSFKSSVGYINFIIKVTKDCDCLAKDDPRIVNDLGILASRDPVAIDKASVDLIKASSGKDVFAAGYPETDWSVQLNYASRMGLGGLEYKLEEVC
- a CDS encoding DUF523 domain-containing protein, encoding MAAPRSKDNLKKPSCKFIVSACLAGINCTYNGKNKLKRNIRKLVLEGAAIPVCPEVLGGSSIPREACEISDGDGERVLTGKAKVRTVSGKDVTEKLASGARKTLLMAKRFGIKRAVLKSKSPSCGCGMIYDGTFTGALKKGNGVTAALLLKHSIKIYNEKDKNYA
- a CDS encoding flavin reductase family protein, with the translated sequence MRKLEAPPGEALYPVPVVLVSVLDRKAGRANVITIAWCGIVASNPPQISVSIRPSRHSHKLITAEREFVVNIPSKDILKEADLCGLVSGKDTDKFKRCCFTPVKSSKISSPMIKECPVNIECKLKDVLKLGSHDMFIGEVVAVHKDEAILRADGKIDYNKAKPFVFNQGEYWDLGHKIGYYGCSSK
- a CDS encoding PilZ domain-containing protein, which gives rise to MNERRRFLRFDTALNALCEIVSEKCKRSYKVKNISSEGALVLTDKRFGQGAEINLSVDVPGDNVPIFAACQVAWQQEGSGSSGPYETGLKFTKIDNSDRGRLLEYTYLQWLKILDRA